One uncultured Alphaproteobacteria bacterium genomic region harbors:
- a CDS encoding MscS Mechanosensitive ion channel codes for MFARETRWFPILAAVLIGAAMLSAPLASAQDLTKPAAPAEETKPTDPLGRETPEGLVRGLVKAMAEQDYARAAQYLDLGKVPASRRATQGRAIAQDLQQILDQGGWIASGRDLSGAPEGNLDDNLPPERERFASVRTPQGTVDLYLQRTKGAADGPDIWLVSQASVAQIPDLLGRVKAGILERIIPETLTGPKLWGVPAAHWGALLAWAAISFIVASVVLLSIRSGLRRFWRDRPDSVRMRLLEAAVPPLRINVAVWIFALGGIYLGVAVVARQVFGFLAEVVGWIGLGWFLLRIIDVAATVVIAKVTERARVEALSAIRFFRRVAKFLVIAAVAIVILDAFGFNVSAGLAALGIGGIAIALGAQKTIENLVGSLTLIADHPIREGDFCQIGDKMGVIEDIGMRSTRVRTLDRTIVNVPNGMLSSMQIENFSVKDKFWFHPALSLRYETTPDQIRLILIEMRAALYAEPKIDPSIVRVRYTGLEADYLKIEVFTYILVKDMNEFLEIQEGLLLKFMDIVNTHGAGFAFPSQTVYLARDDKPQAEKARIAAEKMAALRGLPPDDGANETEAHDDGAQTGDTGETDTTPEESKGGALTTLFRRIKLRL; via the coding sequence ATGTTCGCCCGTGAAACCCGCTGGTTCCCCATTCTCGCTGCGGTCCTGATCGGCGCGGCGATGCTGTCCGCGCCTCTCGCATCCGCGCAGGATCTCACCAAACCCGCCGCGCCCGCCGAAGAGACCAAACCCACCGATCCCCTGGGACGGGAAACCCCGGAAGGCCTGGTGCGCGGCCTCGTCAAGGCGATGGCCGAGCAGGACTACGCGCGCGCCGCGCAATATCTCGACCTCGGCAAGGTCCCGGCTTCGCGCCGCGCCACCCAGGGGCGCGCGATCGCCCAGGACCTGCAGCAGATCCTCGACCAGGGCGGTTGGATCGCGAGCGGACGCGACCTGAGCGGCGCACCCGAGGGCAATCTCGACGACAATCTGCCGCCCGAGCGCGAACGCTTCGCCTCGGTGCGGACCCCGCAGGGGACCGTCGACCTGTACCTCCAGCGCACCAAGGGGGCAGCGGACGGACCGGACATCTGGCTGGTGTCGCAGGCGAGCGTGGCGCAGATCCCCGATCTTCTCGGCCGGGTCAAGGCCGGAATTCTCGAACGCATCATTCCCGAAACCCTCACCGGGCCGAAGCTCTGGGGGGTGCCGGCGGCGCATTGGGGCGCGCTGCTGGCGTGGGCGGCGATCTCCTTCATCGTCGCCAGCGTGGTCCTGCTCAGCATCCGCAGCGGACTGCGGCGGTTCTGGCGCGATCGTCCGGACTCGGTGCGGATGCGCCTGCTCGAGGCGGCGGTGCCGCCGCTCCGGATCAACGTCGCGGTGTGGATCTTCGCCCTCGGCGGCATCTACCTCGGCGTGGCGGTGGTGGCGCGGCAGGTGTTCGGGTTCCTGGCGGAGGTGGTCGGCTGGATCGGCCTCGGCTGGTTCCTGCTGCGGATCATCGACGTCGCCGCCACCGTGGTGATCGCCAAGGTGACCGAGCGGGCCCGCGTCGAGGCGCTCTCGGCGATCCGCTTCTTCCGCCGCGTCGCCAAGTTCCTGGTGATCGCGGCCGTGGCGATCGTCATTCTCGACGCGTTCGGCTTCAACGTTTCCGCCGGTCTCGCCGCCCTCGGCATCGGCGGTATCGCGATCGCCCTCGGCGCGCAGAAGACCATCGAAAACCTCGTCGGCAGCCTGACGCTGATCGCCGATCATCCGATCAGGGAGGGCGACTTCTGCCAGATCGGCGACAAGATGGGGGTGATCGAGGACATCGGCATGCGCTCGACCCGGGTGCGCACCCTCGACCGCACCATCGTCAACGTGCCCAACGGCATGCTGTCGTCGATGCAGATCGAGAATTTCTCGGTGAAGGACAAGTTCTGGTTCCACCCGGCGCTCAGCCTGCGCTACGAGACCACCCCCGACCAGATCCGCCTGATTCTCATCGAGATGCGCGCGGCGCTCTACGCCGAGCCGAAGATCGACCCCAGCATCGTGCGCGTGCGTTATACCGGCTTGGAGGCGGATTACCTCAAGATCGAGGTGTTCACCTACATCCTGGTCAAGGACATGAACGAGTTCCTGGAGATTCAGGAAGGTCTGCTGCTGAAGTTCATGGACATCGTCAACACCCACGGCGCGGGCTTCGCCTTCCCGTCGCAGACCGTCTACCTCGCGCGCGACGACAAGCCCCAGGCCGAGAAGGCGCGGATCGCGGCGGAAAAGATGGCGGCGCTGCGCGGCTTGCCGCCCGACGATGGCGCGAACGAGACGGAGGCCCACGACGACGGCGCGCAGACCGGCGACACCGGCGAAACCGATACGACTCCGGAGGAGTCGAAGGGGGGCGCGCTCACCACCCTGTTCCGGCGCATCAAGCTTCGGCTTTGA
- the trmFO gene encoding Methylenetetrahydrofolate--tRNA-(uracil-5-)-methyltransferase TrmFO: MTIVTPTVHVIGAGLAGSEAAWQLARAGVAVVLHEMRPEVGTPAHTGAGFAELVCSNSLRSDDATSSAVGLLHEEMRRAGSLILSCADAHRVPAGGALAVDREGFSAAVQAALEALPNLTVARGEVTELPADGPTVVATGPLTSPALSAAIQAASGADALSFFDAIAPVVVKDSIDFGKAWFQSRWDKGTGKDYVNCPMTEAEYHAFVAALTSAQYVEFHEWEKDTPYFEGCLPVEVMAERGAMTLAFGPLKPVGLTNPHTPGVKPFAVVQLRQDNALGTLYNMVGFQTKLKHGEQQRIFRTIPGLENAEFARLGGIHRNTFLNSPKVLDETLRLKSRPHLRFAGQITGCEGYVESAAVGLMAGRFAAAEALGRAIVPPPPTTAMGAMLAHITVGADAETYQPMNVTFGLFPDLPLLEPKVPGGKPRRLKGADRKKAHGARALAALAEWLKAEA; this comes from the coding sequence ATGACCATCGTCACCCCCACCGTCCACGTGATCGGCGCCGGCCTCGCAGGCAGCGAGGCGGCCTGGCAGCTCGCCCGCGCGGGCGTCGCGGTGGTGCTGCACGAGATGCGGCCGGAGGTCGGCACGCCCGCCCACACCGGCGCGGGCTTCGCCGAACTGGTGTGCTCCAACTCGCTGCGCTCCGACGACGCGACGAGTTCGGCGGTGGGCCTGCTGCACGAGGAGATGCGGCGTGCCGGTTCGCTGATCCTCTCCTGCGCCGACGCCCACCGCGTGCCCGCGGGCGGCGCGCTGGCGGTCGACCGCGAGGGCTTCTCCGCGGCGGTGCAGGCGGCGCTCGAAGCGCTGCCGAACCTCACCGTGGCGCGCGGCGAAGTGACCGAACTGCCCGCGGACGGACCGACGGTGGTGGCGACCGGCCCCCTCACCTCTCCGGCGCTGTCCGCCGCGATCCAGGCCGCGAGCGGCGCCGACGCGCTCTCGTTCTTCGACGCGATCGCGCCGGTGGTGGTCAAGGACAGCATCGATTTCGGCAAGGCGTGGTTCCAGTCGCGCTGGGACAAGGGCACCGGCAAGGACTACGTCAACTGCCCGATGACCGAGGCGGAATACCACGCCTTCGTCGCCGCGCTCACCTCGGCGCAATACGTCGAGTTCCACGAGTGGGAGAAGGATACCCCCTATTTCGAAGGCTGCCTGCCGGTCGAGGTGATGGCCGAGCGCGGCGCGATGACCCTCGCCTTCGGGCCGCTGAAGCCGGTCGGGCTCACCAACCCGCACACCCCCGGCGTCAAACCGTTCGCGGTGGTGCAGTTGCGCCAGGACAACGCCCTCGGCACCCTCTACAACATGGTCGGCTTTCAGACCAAGCTGAAGCACGGCGAGCAGCAGCGCATCTTCCGCACCATCCCCGGGCTCGAAAACGCCGAGTTCGCCCGTCTGGGGGGCATTCACCGCAACACCTTCCTGAACTCTCCCAAGGTGTTGGATGAAACTCTTCGCCTGAAATCGCGGCCGCATCTGCGCTTCGCCGGGCAGATCACCGGGTGCGAGGGCTATGTCGAGAGCGCCGCGGTGGGATTGATGGCGGGACGCTTCGCCGCCGCCGAGGCGCTGGGCCGGGCGATCGTGCCGCCGCCGCCGACCACCGCGATGGGGGCGATGCTGGCGCACATCACCGTCGGCGCCGACGCCGAAACCTATCAGCCGATGAACGTCACCTTCGGCCTGTTTCCCGACCTGCCGCTCCTCGAACCCAAGGTTCCGGGCGGCAAGCCGCGCCGCCTCAAGGGCGCGGACCGCAAGAAGGCGCACGGCGCGCGCGCCCTCGCCGCCCTTGCCGAATGGCTCAAAGCCGAAGCTTGA
- a CDS encoding hypothetical protein (Evidence 5 : No homology to any previously reported sequences), producing MDQELVDRILHTPQFWVAAGALGIAAWGAWFAWRRDRWKGRILSPAQVRELIAAGDDPLIWDSRKPAARKRDPHTPEGALVLPLEQIPERLRAKAANARFQELRTAEIVVFDDTLDRATLAAKLLQAEGMRNVALMQGGLKAWRAAGLPTQALLEEDE from the coding sequence GTGGATCAGGAGTTGGTCGATCGAATTCTCCACACCCCGCAGTTCTGGGTCGCGGCGGGCGCGCTCGGCATCGCCGCGTGGGGGGCGTGGTTCGCCTGGCGGCGCGACCGCTGGAAGGGCCGGATTCTCTCGCCCGCGCAGGTGCGGGAGCTGATCGCCGCGGGCGACGACCCGCTGATCTGGGATTCGCGCAAGCCCGCCGCCCGCAAGCGCGATCCGCACACGCCGGAAGGCGCGCTGGTGCTGCCGCTCGAGCAGATTCCCGAGCGCCTGCGCGCGAAGGCCGCCAACGCCCGGTTCCAGGAATTGCGCACCGCCGAGATCGTCGTCTTCGACGACACCCTTGATCGCGCGACGCTCGCCGCCAAGTTGTTGCAGGCGGAAGGCATGCGCAACGTCGCCCTGATGCAGGGCGGTCTGAAGGCGTGGCGCGCTGCCGGTCTGCCGACCCAGGCGCTTCTCGAGGAGGATGAATGA
- a CDS encoding conserved hypothetical protein (Evidence 4 : Homologs of previously reported genes of unknown function), translating to MSGREYYVVGGEYADTGFTRVATGAALETHGPMSEREAHVLWRSLTARTVDNAMVRYFVENRAAVEPVYVVGGEYADTGFERLAPNGAIEVYGPFTPADAVAQWRAKTAATVDSCLHRYDLVGADELEAFTARVAG from the coding sequence ATGAGCGGCCGTGAGTACTACGTCGTCGGTGGCGAATACGCCGACACCGGGTTCACCCGCGTCGCCACCGGCGCGGCGCTCGAAACCCACGGCCCGATGAGCGAGCGCGAGGCTCACGTCCTCTGGCGCAGCCTCACCGCGCGGACCGTCGACAACGCGATGGTCCGCTACTTCGTCGAGAACCGTGCGGCGGTCGAACCGGTCTACGTCGTCGGCGGCGAATACGCCGACACCGGATTCGAACGCCTCGCCCCGAACGGCGCGATCGAGGTCTACGGCCCCTTCACGCCCGCCGACGCGGTGGCCCAATGGCGGGCGAAGACTGCGGCGACGGTGGATTCCTGTCTCCACCGCTACGATCTCGTCGGCGCCGACGAGCTCGAAGCCTTCACCGCGCGGGTCGCCGGCTAG